The Herbaspirillum sp. DW155 genomic interval ACGTCCACCATCTCGAAGAAGGCGGCGCGTGGGCGCAGCCAGAGCCGACCATCGGCGGCCCGGTAGACGATCATGGGAGTCAGGTCGGCCTCGAGGATGGCCTCGTCGACATATTCATAAATGCCGCCCTTGTAGTGACGATAACGTGTCATGCGAATCCTGCCCGTTAATAAGACAGGCGGCATGGTACTACCGATGGCCGGCGACAAGAAAATGTCCGCACAGAAAAACGCCCACATTGACAACGGCTTGCAGTACAATGGCGCGCTTTGACAAATTGCTACCTGCATCGGTAGCGGCAGGTCTGCGGCAAACGCACTGCCAGACTGCTATCGCACCGATGCCCGACACCTTCAGCGAGGATGGCGAAATTGGTAGACGCACCAGGTTTAGGTCCTGACGCCAGCAATGGTGTGGGGGTTCGAGTCCCCCTCCTCGCACCAGACAATCCGTTTCAAATCTCCGATTTGACCCAGCGGCCTGCATCGTTGCCGACCCGCTAGACTTGCGCACCTGCACGCCCGCCGCTGTCGATCTCGGGGGACCGCTTCGCGCTTCCTGCCGCACACTGCGCAAGATGTGAAGAAAAAGTCACAATCTCTCTCTGCCCCGTTGTACGCGACGGCGCCCCGGCTGCAGTCATCACCTCCTCTTTCAGCGACGCTCGGTTGCCTCAAGTTGTCTTTTTCTCCTTCGCATCAGATTGTCAATGGACCAACGGCACTTTCGTGCGATTTACCGAAGTCTTTCGATCCGATTGAATCGTCGCGGGACCACCAGAACAAGACCTGTCCGCCCTGCCACCGTCCGTGGCCAGGGCGGCAGGAAACAGGTCCCCGGGGCGGCACGCCACCTGCGCAAACCTGCCCCGCATAACAACGCCAGCGATGGCGCACTTGAAAGGGAACCCG includes:
- a CDS encoding DUF1653 domain-containing protein — translated: MTRYRHYKGGIYEYVDEAILEADLTPMIVYRAADGRLWLRPRAAFFEMVDVGGRQVPRFEKIDD